A single window of Rubripirellula lacrimiformis DNA harbors:
- a CDS encoding phosphotransferase, giving the protein MRLSQPIRDNLQFLLAETSTQLNSLVDLLANPSADLTQRMLDRRGYSYNLKMRIHDACANELRMTDSAADLETYSLRAAESIATQLDRLTALINDCARQLSGRKRRGILRTLSSTGLLEDVQKGIELIRFGIEEDGTKTALKVSDLANLMSTKHSSFFEGQSRELESIEHPDRVLCAFFIATQLNEMSAVLREVSESLVGARLGRPLQMDRYRLLQTACDDLGIDEATVAKAAETNSGTNISRIGCGTGEGFDAIIKDGAKGKLKEEQRSVKNWHEIYPGLAPQILSFRKRGQNASLAIEHLPGVTFDQMLISGTSEQLRSNLQHLAKTLRSVWRETKSDEQVPSFHMAQLRKRLDSVLEIHPEFGRGGGRIGRTKIHSLLDLIEMAEEKEVSITPPFSVYIHGDFNLDNIIFDPATERINFIDLHRSRYSDYTQDVSVFMVSGYRLQALDKQTRRRVADVAEYVHAKAQKFARQQGDRTFEMRLAYGLARSFITSTRFILDKSLAKAMCQRGCYILQRTIDQPVESAADFRLPIRELFS; this is encoded by the coding sequence ATGCGTCTTTCCCAACCTATCCGCGACAACTTGCAATTCCTGCTGGCAGAGACCAGCACGCAATTGAATAGCCTTGTCGACTTGCTGGCCAATCCATCGGCCGATCTGACTCAGCGTATGCTCGATCGCCGCGGCTACTCGTACAATCTGAAGATGCGCATTCATGATGCTTGTGCCAATGAACTTCGCATGACGGATTCGGCAGCGGATCTGGAAACCTATTCCCTACGCGCCGCCGAATCGATCGCAACACAGCTTGATCGTCTAACCGCACTGATCAACGACTGCGCACGGCAATTGAGCGGTCGGAAACGACGGGGGATTCTAAGGACGCTTTCATCGACCGGATTGTTGGAAGATGTCCAGAAAGGAATCGAATTGATCCGGTTTGGGATCGAAGAGGATGGTACCAAGACGGCGCTAAAGGTCAGTGATCTGGCGAATTTAATGTCGACCAAGCATTCGTCTTTCTTCGAAGGCCAGTCACGCGAACTGGAAAGCATCGAACATCCGGATCGTGTTCTGTGCGCTTTCTTCATTGCGACGCAGTTGAACGAGATGAGTGCGGTGTTGCGGGAAGTGAGCGAGTCGTTGGTGGGAGCCCGGTTGGGGCGTCCGTTGCAGATGGATCGATATCGATTGCTGCAGACGGCGTGTGATGACCTGGGCATCGACGAAGCCACCGTCGCCAAGGCTGCTGAAACCAATTCCGGTACGAACATTTCGCGGATCGGTTGCGGAACTGGCGAAGGCTTTGACGCCATCATCAAGGATGGAGCCAAGGGGAAGTTGAAAGAGGAACAGCGGAGTGTCAAAAACTGGCACGAGATCTACCCGGGCTTGGCTCCGCAGATATTGTCGTTCCGAAAGCGCGGCCAGAACGCGTCGTTGGCGATCGAACACCTACCGGGTGTGACTTTCGATCAGATGCTGATCTCTGGCACTAGCGAACAATTGCGGTCGAACCTGCAACACCTTGCCAAGACCCTGAGATCGGTTTGGCGAGAAACAAAGTCGGACGAACAGGTGCCGTCGTTCCACATGGCACAACTGCGAAAGCGATTGGATAGCGTCCTGGAAATTCACCCCGAATTCGGGCGTGGCGGAGGGCGCATCGGACGGACAAAGATTCACTCGCTGTTGGATTTGATCGAAATGGCAGAAGAAAAAGAGGTTTCGATCACTCCACCGTTTTCGGTCTACATCCACGGCGATTTCAATCTGGACAACATCATTTTTGATCCTGCCACCGAGCGGATCAATTTTATCGATCTGCATCGATCGCGATATTCCGATTACACACAGGACGTATCCGTGTTCATGGTGTCGGGGTACCGGTTGCAGGCGTTGGACAAACAAACGCGTCGCCGAGTCGCGGACGTGGCAGAGTACGTCCATGCCAAGGCACAGAAGTTCGCACGCCAGCAAGGAGATCGAACCTTTGAAATGCGACTGGCCTATGGGTTGGCCAGATCGTTCATCACGTCGACGCGGTTCATCTTGGACAAGTCACTGGCCAAGGCGATGTGTCAGCGCGGCTGCTATATCCTGCAGCGGACGATCGACCAACCAGTCGAATCCGCGGCCGATTTTCGATTGCCGATACGTGAGCTTTTCTCGTGA
- a CDS encoding GAK system ATP-grasp enzyme translates to MNELRIGVVGIPGKWSTEVLADALQKRTGFRLVVSMADVCADLASGKLMAGGVDLCGLDGLIVKKISQQYSPATLDRIELLRLAEYAGVRVFSRTETIIRMIDRLGCTMTLRGGGIPMPETVVTESRVEAMQAIRRFGTAVLKPLYSTKARGMELIDGSLADSDLLDSIDRFQATNPMMYIQQKVDLPGQDLGMVFLGGKYLGTYARVSQGQAWNTTIQSGGRYAAHDPPTSTIELATRAQALFGMDFTTVDVADTKDGPIVFEVSAFGGFRGVHEGMQMDASGLYADYVIGEFNACKDC, encoded by the coding sequence GTGAATGAACTACGAATCGGCGTTGTCGGTATTCCGGGAAAATGGTCAACCGAGGTGTTGGCCGACGCATTGCAGAAACGTACCGGATTCCGGCTAGTCGTCAGCATGGCGGATGTTTGCGCGGATCTGGCATCCGGTAAGTTGATGGCCGGCGGTGTCGATTTGTGTGGTTTGGATGGACTGATCGTGAAAAAGATCAGTCAGCAGTATTCGCCTGCGACTCTCGATCGGATCGAACTGTTGCGACTGGCCGAGTATGCCGGGGTTCGCGTTTTTTCGCGTACCGAGACCATCATCCGAATGATCGACCGACTCGGTTGCACCATGACCCTGCGCGGTGGCGGCATCCCTATGCCGGAAACCGTTGTGACCGAAAGCCGAGTCGAGGCGATGCAGGCGATCCGCCGCTTCGGTACCGCCGTTCTGAAACCGCTGTATTCGACGAAAGCACGCGGGATGGAATTGATTGATGGATCCTTGGCCGATTCGGATTTGTTGGATTCGATCGATCGTTTCCAAGCAACCAATCCGATGATGTATATCCAGCAGAAAGTGGACCTGCCTGGCCAAGATCTCGGGATGGTCTTTTTGGGCGGAAAGTATTTGGGTACCTACGCGCGTGTCAGCCAAGGTCAAGCTTGGAACACAACGATTCAAAGTGGTGGTCGATACGCCGCCCACGATCCGCCCACCAGCACCATTGAATTGGCGACGAGAGCCCAAGCACTTTTTGGGATGGATTTTACAACGGTGGACGTGGCAGATACCAAGGATGGCCCGATCGTTTTTGAAGTGTCGGCTTTTGGAGGATTCCGCGGTGTTCACGAGGGGATGCAGATGGATGCATCGGGCCTGTACGCTGACTACGTGATCGGAGAGTTCAACGCATGCAAAGATTGCTAG
- a CDS encoding HprK-related kinase B, which produces MQRLLEIADRMMDGAVMDQPSVVLDLDGFRLEVRSNSRQLLDRLRDYFAHAVVVGGGEVVLYAIEGPSTDLGFAYQHWRREPGKSGRKDAYLDLVSADSVGPETTGDGNSNRRPSIGRLVLKVRTGMLFLQSDSHRIVRGGCVLNDNQVINFVNCQLMNRLQLRGAVICHASAIVLGQRALAIAGFSGGGKSSLMLRMLTEPGTKFLTNDRLFLEPDSSGGVCAIGVPKLPRINPGTILSLPTLSPILDQAQRDQFAALPADQLWDLEQKYDVDITGLFGADRIASRSPMTDLLVLNWRRDSQSDCQIQRVDLHQRPELLEAIIKSPGPFYSDRDGVFQTDDKRIDLDPYIDLLDRVNVWEASGRVDFALAADKFRSILEADLCTKTS; this is translated from the coding sequence ATGCAAAGATTGCTAGAGATCGCGGACCGGATGATGGACGGTGCCGTCATGGACCAACCGTCCGTCGTCTTGGATCTAGATGGTTTTCGTTTAGAAGTCCGATCCAATTCGCGACAATTGCTTGATCGATTGCGTGATTACTTTGCCCACGCAGTGGTAGTCGGCGGAGGCGAAGTGGTGCTTTATGCTATCGAGGGTCCATCAACGGACTTGGGTTTTGCGTACCAGCATTGGCGCCGCGAACCCGGAAAGTCTGGGCGTAAAGATGCGTATCTGGACTTGGTTTCAGCGGATTCGGTCGGGCCAGAGACAACGGGAGATGGCAATTCGAATCGCAGACCTTCGATCGGCCGTTTGGTGTTGAAGGTGCGGACGGGAATGCTGTTTTTGCAGAGTGATTCCCACCGGATCGTCCGTGGCGGTTGTGTGCTGAACGACAATCAGGTCATCAATTTTGTCAATTGCCAATTGATGAATCGGCTACAACTCCGCGGCGCGGTGATCTGCCACGCATCGGCGATTGTGCTTGGGCAGCGGGCTCTGGCGATCGCAGGCTTTTCGGGCGGTGGAAAATCGTCGTTGATGCTTCGAATGTTGACGGAACCGGGAACGAAGTTTTTGACCAACGATCGGTTGTTCCTAGAGCCGGATTCCAGCGGTGGTGTATGCGCCATCGGAGTGCCGAAATTGCCTCGCATCAATCCCGGCACGATCCTTAGTCTCCCCACGCTAAGCCCCATCCTGGATCAGGCCCAACGTGATCAGTTCGCAGCGCTGCCGGCGGATCAATTATGGGACCTGGAACAAAAGTACGACGTCGACATCACGGGGCTGTTCGGTGCGGACCGAATTGCGTCCCGATCGCCTATGACGGATCTGTTGGTACTCAATTGGCGTCGGGATTCGCAGTCCGATTGTCAGATCCAGCGGGTCGATCTGCATCAGCGTCCCGAATTGCTAGAGGCGATTATCAAGTCGCCGGGGCCGTTCTATTCGGATCGCGACGGTGTTTTCCAAACCGATGACAAAAGGATCGACTTGGATCCCTATATCGATCTGCTCGATCGCGTCAACGTTTGGGAAGCGAGCGGCAGAGTTGATTTTGCATTGGCAGCTGACAAATTTCGATCGATTCTGGAAGCAGATCTGTGCACAAAGACCTCCTGA
- a CDS encoding NUDIX hydrolase: protein MHKDLLILFHPDPPDQDSVEPSSVDPADSSKRNAQRFGVWMARQELVPQQVICDARLSSRTIAEKSSKSVGLDAQIVREEAMFAQGDEGAPRGVLSKLDSDTQCALLVMPRATAIDLAGYVCGSDAGSIQESIGSGTDVLLHLMLGNGWGEAVAGGGDWVQAVDAVTLPKKFPFPGVDGPQRRARPAYYYRQSAVIPFRVRDGKPEVLVVSTSKRKRWGVPKGIHEPGRTAQESAANEAFEEAGVRGNVLDFEMGHYVYAKWGATCEVHVFPMQVTEVLDPSEWAESHRGREWLSPAAAADRVHQDELKAMIRRLPERIARSMDDGDNDG from the coding sequence GTGCACAAAGACCTCCTGATCCTATTCCATCCGGATCCGCCGGACCAGGATTCAGTGGAACCGTCATCGGTAGATCCCGCTGATTCGAGTAAACGCAACGCGCAGCGGTTCGGTGTCTGGATGGCTCGTCAGGAACTGGTGCCGCAACAGGTGATTTGCGATGCTCGTTTGTCGTCGCGAACGATTGCCGAAAAGTCTAGCAAGTCCGTCGGTTTGGACGCGCAGATTGTTCGCGAAGAAGCAATGTTCGCACAGGGTGACGAAGGGGCACCACGCGGCGTTCTGTCAAAATTAGATTCCGACACTCAGTGCGCTCTGCTGGTGATGCCAAGGGCTACCGCGATCGATTTGGCTGGCTACGTGTGCGGGAGCGATGCTGGTTCGATACAAGAATCGATCGGGTCAGGCACGGATGTTTTGCTGCACCTGATGTTGGGCAATGGTTGGGGCGAAGCGGTGGCAGGTGGTGGTGATTGGGTACAAGCCGTCGATGCGGTGACGCTTCCGAAAAAATTTCCCTTTCCTGGGGTGGATGGTCCGCAGCGGCGGGCGCGGCCCGCGTACTACTATCGTCAATCGGCCGTGATCCCGTTTCGCGTTCGTGATGGGAAACCCGAGGTGCTGGTTGTTTCGACTAGCAAACGAAAGCGATGGGGGGTTCCGAAAGGTATCCATGAGCCTGGCAGAACGGCGCAGGAATCCGCAGCGAACGAAGCCTTCGAAGAAGCCGGTGTGCGAGGAAACGTGCTTGATTTCGAAATGGGGCACTACGTTTACGCCAAGTGGGGTGCCACCTGCGAAGTACATGTGTTTCCGATGCAGGTGACCGAAGTGCTGGATCCGAGCGAATGGGCGGAAAGCCATCGAGGCCGAGAATGGTTGTCCCCAGCTGCGGCGGCCGACCGAGTCCACCAAGACGAATTGAAGGCGATGATCCGGCGCCTGCCTGAACGGATCGCCCGATCGATGGACGATGGGGACAACGATGGTTGA
- a CDS encoding histidine phosphatase family protein, translating to MVDRICILIRHGDYHQLADAPSAHQPFRLTDLGRRQAMDAAERVRQMADQHGWSLAAEIHSSSLLRAWETAQIAMQGLPDCQRIVETDRLAERCVGNVANLNKSEIAIAVDQDPRLDPLPPNWKSDSHFRLPFLGAESLMESGRRVADYLSETMARVVTPGEAILFFGHGASLRHAAHLLGVLSFERISKLSMHHAVPIAFSVSSDGLWQQVAGDWKHRSTQSQRMD from the coding sequence ATGGTTGATCGCATTTGCATCCTGATTCGGCATGGTGACTATCACCAGTTGGCGGACGCGCCGAGCGCGCACCAACCCTTTCGGTTGACCGATCTTGGGCGCCGGCAAGCGATGGACGCAGCGGAGCGAGTGCGCCAGATGGCTGATCAACATGGTTGGTCGCTTGCCGCCGAAATCCATAGCTCGTCGCTGCTTCGTGCTTGGGAAACCGCTCAGATCGCAATGCAGGGATTGCCGGATTGTCAGCGAATCGTCGAAACCGACCGCCTGGCAGAACGTTGCGTTGGAAACGTTGCCAACTTGAATAAATCAGAGATCGCGATCGCGGTGGATCAGGACCCGCGTCTTGACCCGCTGCCGCCGAACTGGAAATCCGATAGTCACTTTCGCCTTCCGTTCCTGGGCGCTGAATCGCTGATGGAATCGGGCCGCCGAGTGGCGGATTACCTGAGCGAAACGATGGCCAGGGTGGTGACGCCTGGTGAGGCTATTCTGTTTTTTGGTCACGGTGCATCGCTGCGTCATGCGGCGCACCTGCTTGGCGTGCTTTCCTTCGAACGCATTTCCAAACTCAGCATGCACCACGCAGTGCCGATCGCATTTTCGGTTTCCAGCGACGGCCTATGGCAACAGGTTGCTGGGGATTGGAAACATCGTTCGACACAATCCCAGCGGATGGATTGA
- a CDS encoding metallophosphoesterase, which produces MSSNSKHIDAGPRYQGQKWIGVDLPKTVCDWSVGGEQSIVTDGDDHGEFIRLLSKLNKQNRWRWPKREHHFISDLHADPDAFAASLVASGSVKQTGPCCRDFRLTKAGGNATFVIGGDCFDKGPSNLELLRCVRQIKDQGARMRILAGNHDIRLLFGMRVVGERKDVRNEHFFIRSGQKIIPLIQEVWATYLSDRKLKSLPNLSTCRSRLFPRQSWFDDFPKICEDAVVPSQVDREISRIAKKADRFEALCGQQGLDLRQVYAATRQWKKLFLKKSGEFYWFYRNLRLCYQSGSLLFVHAGVDDTVAEMLWKHGAGRLNDDFRLAMAGDPFDSYYGPLCNSIRTKYRDVDRPFTAKGAKHMHRAGITAILHGHRNLHHGQRLSLRESQINFECDTSLDSHTRRVENVGGRGASVTIVQPRGRILGVSSDFPQIKVFEPVRTLATLRANIKHEGSKR; this is translated from the coding sequence ATGTCAAGCAATTCCAAACACATCGACGCTGGTCCCCGCTATCAGGGGCAGAAATGGATCGGGGTGGATCTGCCGAAAACCGTCTGTGACTGGTCCGTTGGTGGTGAACAATCCATCGTGACCGACGGAGACGATCACGGTGAATTCATCCGATTGCTGAGCAAGCTGAACAAACAGAATCGGTGGCGTTGGCCTAAACGCGAGCATCATTTCATTTCGGACTTGCACGCAGACCCCGACGCGTTTGCGGCATCGTTGGTCGCGTCGGGAAGCGTCAAGCAAACCGGACCCTGCTGTCGCGATTTCCGGTTGACCAAGGCGGGTGGCAACGCCACGTTTGTGATCGGAGGCGACTGTTTCGACAAAGGACCAAGCAATCTTGAACTGCTGCGTTGCGTACGTCAGATCAAAGACCAGGGTGCGCGAATGCGGATCCTTGCTGGAAATCATGACATCCGATTGCTGTTCGGGATGCGAGTGGTCGGGGAACGGAAAGATGTGCGGAACGAGCATTTCTTCATTCGTTCGGGCCAGAAGATTATTCCGTTGATTCAAGAGGTTTGGGCGACCTACCTTTCCGATCGAAAGCTGAAATCCCTTCCCAATCTTTCGACCTGCCGATCACGGTTGTTTCCTCGGCAATCTTGGTTCGACGATTTTCCGAAGATTTGTGAAGACGCCGTTGTTCCATCCCAAGTGGATCGCGAAATAAGCCGGATCGCAAAGAAGGCTGATCGTTTTGAAGCACTTTGCGGCCAACAAGGACTCGATCTTCGGCAGGTTTACGCGGCGACCCGGCAATGGAAGAAGTTGTTTCTGAAAAAGTCAGGAGAGTTCTACTGGTTCTATCGCAATCTGCGTCTGTGTTACCAAAGTGGATCGTTGCTGTTTGTTCATGCCGGCGTCGACGATACCGTGGCAGAGATGCTGTGGAAGCACGGTGCTGGGCGGCTGAACGATGATTTCCGTCTAGCGATGGCCGGGGATCCGTTTGATTCGTACTATGGTCCGCTTTGCAATTCAATTCGCACAAAGTATCGCGATGTGGATCGCCCCTTTACCGCCAAGGGGGCGAAGCACATGCATCGCGCCGGGATCACTGCAATCCTGCACGGGCATCGCAATCTGCATCATGGTCAACGACTATCGCTGCGTGAATCACAGATCAACTTCGAATGCGATACGAGCTTGGATAGCCATACACGGCGCGTGGAGAATGTGGGTGGGCGCGGTGCTTCGGTCACGATTGTTCAACCGCGCGGCCGCATACTAGGGGTCAGTTCGGACTTTCCTCAGATCAAAGTCTTCGAGCCTGTTCGAACGCTCGCCACGCTGCGGGCCAACATCAAACACGAAGGAAGTAAACGATGA
- a CDS encoding amphi-Trp domain-containing protein: MKQSTRFRHESLQDSESVQTLLGALVDGVSKGKIVLEDEDGTMVMKPKGLANLKISASQDDKKNRLYIRLTWYEDTDPVRQKDIKISAK; encoded by the coding sequence ATGAAACAGAGCACTCGATTTCGGCATGAATCGTTGCAAGATTCAGAGTCCGTGCAAACGTTGCTGGGCGCGTTGGTTGACGGAGTATCCAAAGGCAAAATTGTCTTGGAAGACGAAGATGGCACGATGGTGATGAAACCCAAGGGGCTGGCGAACCTGAAGATTTCGGCATCTCAAGATGACAAGAAAAACCGACTGTACATACGGCTGACTTGGTACGAAGACACCGACCCGGTCCGCCAGAAAGACATCAAGATTTCAGCCAAGTGA
- a CDS encoding DUF1559 domain-containing protein produces MTVQTTRSHSHGGFTLVELLVVIAIIGVLVGLLLPAVQAAREAARRMSCGNNFKQIGLAMHNYHSAFNKSPMTMMGTTRSVTDASNNSNRWYLSYAVGILPFMEQQGMWEAISNPSTETVSGGNPAGINNTWPPMGPCPWRFDYKPWATELPGLRCPSDPAFGPPGGGRINYAACFGDASNTVNNGGRNEGGYVSNQNNPTHANFNGRGPTNYNWLVERSRAANRGFFWARQQLAFRDVLDGLSNTIAMGEIVSDSGGRDLKEVVVRTTLSFGGGSEAAPADCIDPAYIDPLRPSFANPTVTVQARANRWADGRMNYSGFQTILPPNGITCSRSNDNSEGFFSAGSRHQGGCHVLMGDGAVRFITESIDSGDQTIQPVQTRGPFLPGGSASPYGLWGSLGTRNSKEVIDEAF; encoded by the coding sequence ATGACGGTTCAAACAACGCGAAGCCACAGTCATGGTGGGTTTACGCTTGTGGAGCTATTGGTGGTAATCGCCATCATTGGTGTCCTGGTCGGGCTATTGCTGCCCGCGGTTCAGGCAGCGCGTGAAGCCGCTAGACGGATGTCGTGCGGCAACAACTTCAAGCAAATCGGCTTGGCAATGCACAACTACCATTCAGCGTTCAACAAGTCGCCGATGACGATGATGGGGACCACCCGATCGGTCACTGACGCCAGCAACAACAGCAACCGCTGGTATCTCAGCTATGCCGTCGGGATCTTGCCGTTCATGGAACAGCAAGGGATGTGGGAAGCCATTTCGAACCCCAGCACGGAGACCGTTAGCGGCGGCAACCCGGCTGGGATCAATAACACTTGGCCTCCGATGGGCCCGTGTCCTTGGCGATTTGACTACAAGCCCTGGGCGACCGAGTTGCCCGGCCTTCGTTGCCCCAGCGACCCCGCGTTTGGGCCTCCCGGCGGTGGACGAATCAACTACGCTGCCTGTTTTGGCGACGCTTCGAACACGGTCAACAACGGCGGCCGAAACGAAGGCGGATACGTCAGCAACCAAAACAACCCGACCCACGCGAACTTCAACGGACGCGGCCCAACCAACTACAACTGGCTTGTCGAGCGATCACGAGCCGCCAATCGTGGTTTCTTTTGGGCTCGACAACAACTTGCTTTCCGCGATGTCTTGGACGGACTATCCAATACGATTGCGATGGGCGAAATCGTCAGCGATAGCGGTGGCCGTGACCTGAAGGAAGTCGTTGTGCGAACGACACTTTCATTCGGTGGTGGTTCCGAGGCCGCACCGGCCGATTGCATCGATCCAGCTTACATCGATCCGCTGCGACCTTCGTTTGCGAATCCGACGGTAACGGTTCAGGCACGTGCGAACCGCTGGGCCGATGGACGCATGAACTACAGCGGATTCCAAACGATCCTGCCTCCCAATGGCATCACCTGCTCACGTAGCAATGACAACTCCGAAGGCTTCTTCTCTGCGGGAAGTCGCCACCAAGGTGGTTGCCATGTCTTGATGGGTGATGGGGCGGTGAGGTTCATTACGGAAAGCATTGATTCGGGAGACCAAACGATCCAACCGGTGCAAACTCGTGGACCTTTCCTGCCAGGCGGCAGTGCAAGTCCATACGGATTGTGGGGATCGCTCGGTACCCGCAACTCGAAAGAAGTCATCGACGAGGCATTCTAG
- a CDS encoding DUF1559 domain-containing protein, translating into MTVHAVHNHRKRGGFTLVELLVVIAIIGVLVGLLLPAVQAAREAARRMSCSNNFKQIGLALHNYHSAFNKTPITMGGTTKTFTNSSNDSNRWYLSYSVGILPFLEQQGMWEAISNPSMETVSGGNPPATAGVWPPMGPCPWIFEYKPWATELPGYRCPSDPAFGPPGGGRINYAACFGDASNTVNNGGRNEGGNVSNQNNATHADFSGRGPTNYNWLVERSRAANRGFFWARQQLGFRDVLDGLSNTIAMGEIVSDSGGRELKEVVLRTSLQFGGGSEASPADCKDPTFIDPLRPQFASSTATIQSRANRWADGRMNYSGFQTILPPNGITCTRSNDNSEGFFSAGSRHQGGCHVLMGDGAVKFITDSIDTGDQTIQPVQTRGPFLPGGSASPYGLWGSLGTRNSKEVIDEAF; encoded by the coding sequence ATGACCGTTCATGCAGTCCACAACCATCGCAAGCGTGGTGGTTTTACCCTTGTCGAGCTTTTGGTGGTGATCGCCATCATCGGCGTGCTGGTGGGGCTATTGTTGCCCGCCGTTCAGGCCGCCCGTGAAGCCGCAAGACGCATGTCGTGCAGCAACAACTTCAAGCAAATCGGCTTGGCGCTGCACAACTACCACTCGGCTTTCAACAAGACGCCGATCACGATGGGAGGAACCACAAAGACATTCACGAATTCCTCCAATGACAGCAACCGCTGGTACCTCAGTTATTCCGTCGGCATTCTGCCGTTCCTGGAGCAACAAGGCATGTGGGAAGCGATTTCGAACCCCAGCATGGAAACCGTCAGCGGCGGCAACCCTCCAGCCACAGCCGGCGTCTGGCCTCCGATGGGCCCCTGCCCTTGGATCTTCGAATACAAGCCTTGGGCGACCGAGTTGCCCGGCTATCGCTGCCCCAGTGACCCAGCATTCGGACCTCCCGGTGGCGGACGAATCAACTACGCCGCTTGCTTTGGCGACGCGTCGAACACGGTCAACAACGGTGGCCGAAACGAAGGCGGCAACGTCAGCAATCAGAACAACGCGACCCACGCCGACTTCTCCGGTCGCGGTCCAACCAACTACAACTGGCTTGTCGAGCGATCACGTGCAGCCAACCGTGGTTTCTTCTGGGCTCGCCAACAGTTGGGTTTCCGCGACGTCTTGGACGGTCTGTCCAACACAATCGCCATGGGCGAAATCGTCAGCGACAGTGGTGGCCGCGAATTGAAGGAAGTTGTTCTGCGAACATCGCTTCAGTTTGGTGGCGGATCCGAAGCTTCCCCAGCCGACTGCAAGGACCCAACTTTCATTGATCCTTTGCGACCACAGTTCGCAAGTTCGACGGCAACCATCCAGTCGCGTGCAAACCGCTGGGCCGATGGACGCATGAACTACAGCGGATTCCAAACGATCCTGCCTCCCAACGGCATCACCTGCACACGCAGCAATGACAACTCCGAAGGATTCTTCTCCGCTGGAAGTCGCCACCAAGGTGGTTGCCATGTCTTGATGGGTGACGGAGCGGTGAAGTTCATCACGGACAGCATCGACACCGGAGACCAAACGATCCAACCGGTGCAAACTCGTGGACCGTTCCTGCCAGGCGGCAGTGCAAGTCCATACGGTTTGTGGGGATCGCTCGGTACCCGTAACTCGAAAGAAGTCATCGACGAGGCATTCTAG